A stretch of DNA from Pseudoalteromonas ruthenica:
ACCACAAAAACTGGCTCAACTGCACCAAAGCCTTAACGATGAAAATCATGAACAGGTGCGTCAAGTGGCGCATTCTCTAAAAGGCTTATGTGGCGAAATTAGTGCAACAAGATTACATCAACTACTTGCTGAGGTGGAGCACTTGGCTGGCAGTGGAACCTTAGAGGTGCAGGTCGAATTGCAAGAAATCGACACTAGCCTGCCTGAGCTTATTGCAGATATTGAGCATTATTTAGAAGGGTCTGACTAGATATTGCTGTGAAGGGCGCAAGCCCATGCATCGGCAAATGCACCTGCTATAAATAGAAGGCCGCAATGGCCTGCATATAGTTCGGTGTTAGTATCTCTTTTTTAGGTGTTTTGCGCTGTTTCTAGGGTCTGTTGACCTTTCAAGTTCGTTTTTGCAGCAGTTTGATTGGGTTTTATACAAGGCAGAGGCTGCGTGGCATAGTTATTCTATGTGAGCCAGCCGTTAACACAGTAGAAAAGCCAATCAAGCGCTGCCGAACGGTTCTTTTGAGCGCACTTTTCTCATTGTTGCTCGATATTCGCTTAGATTACTAGGCCACACATCGAGCGCCGCGATAAAAGCACGCTCAAACAGAACAAAAATAGAACAGCAAAGATCAACAGACCCTAGCTCTTTAATCTTTTTATAGATTTCATCGGCCTCGTAGGTTAGTTGTGAATAACCGCGAATGTTGCCGTTGCGCTGGGCATGCATAGCTTGTTCGAGTTTCTGCGCGTGTTGGCGTTCAAGTTTTTTGGTGGGATTCGATTTAAACCATGAGAACATCGGCTCACTCCTTTTTATTGTCCACACTTTTACGAGGTCTAAACCCAAAGAGTTTAAAAATCATCTATATTTTTCATCAGAGGCAATATTTTTCACACCATTAAGGAGAACGGATGCCCGGAAGTTATCCAGATAAAATACGTGAACTGGCGCTCTATGATGGCCGTTTTGATGCCTATCAATTAAAAGCGCAGGGCTGCGACGTGTTATTTGCTTCATACCCCGCAGGTACCAGCATTGCAGCGCACACCCACGATACAGACAACCATGGGGTGATCATAAAAGGAGAATTAATACTGACGATGAATGGTAAAACGCAGCGCGTTGGTGCAGGGCAGTGGTATTGCGTACCGGCTCATGTTGAGCATGAGGCGCACTTCGAAGTGCAGACCGATGAGATTGAGTTTTGGTTTAACGCAGAAAAAGAAAAATAAATTCACCCCTTTTTGTTTCCCCCGGCGTTTTGTTGCTAAGCCCGTTTAAATGGGTGTGTTTTCAAAAGGGGATTACTATGCAACAAACGCAAACTTTTCATAATCAGCTCTTCGCTCCCAGCGCAAAAATATTGGCGTGTGTATTTCTTGGTAGCGCGGTGACCTTCGCTATTTTCTTATTTATGGTGTCTTTACTCGATGGCCCTGCCAGGGTGCCTGATGCACCGAAGGAGTATCCCATCGTCGAGATCCTCCAGCCCAAAGAGCCAACCAAGGTCATTGAGAAAGCGAAACCGGTGCCGCCCAAAGTACCACCGCGACCGAAGCAGCGTCCACAAGTAGCGGCTGAGCCTGCCTTTGAGGGTCCGGGGACAATAGCGGTTACCCCTGATGTACCCGCACCTTCGACTCAACTTGATGCTTTTCCAAGTGCGGCACAAGGCGCGGCAAGACCTTTGGTAAGAGTACCACCTCAATATCCACCGCAGGCGGCGCGCGAGGGTATCGAAGGGTTTGTGGTATTAAGATATGATATCTCCGCAACGGGGGCGGTAATGAACGCCGAGGTTATAGACAGCGAACCCAAACGTATTTTCGACCGTTATGCCTTAAAAGCACTGCGCAAGTGGAAGTTTAACCCCATGCTTGATAACGGTGGTGCGCAAGTACAGCGCAATCAACAAGTAAGGTTAGACTTTAATTTGCAGCAATAAAGGGAGAGCGGCAA
This window harbors:
- a CDS encoding cupin domain-containing protein; this encodes MPGSYPDKIRELALYDGRFDAYQLKAQGCDVLFASYPAGTSIAAHTHDTDNHGVIIKGELILTMNGKTQRVGAGQWYCVPAHVEHEAHFEVQTDEIEFWFNAEKEK
- a CDS encoding energy transducer TonB — translated: MQQTQTFHNQLFAPSAKILACVFLGSAVTFAIFLFMVSLLDGPARVPDAPKEYPIVEILQPKEPTKVIEKAKPVPPKVPPRPKQRPQVAAEPAFEGPGTIAVTPDVPAPSTQLDAFPSAAQGAARPLVRVPPQYPPQAAREGIEGFVVLRYDISATGAVMNAEVIDSEPKRIFDRYALKALRKWKFNPMLDNGGAQVQRNQQVRLDFNLQQ